Proteins encoded in a region of the Phoenix dactylifera cultivar Barhee BC4 chromosome 3, palm_55x_up_171113_PBpolish2nd_filt_p, whole genome shotgun sequence genome:
- the LOC120110260 gene encoding putative disease resistance protein RGA4: protein MAGGAVLSAFMQVLFERLSTIALHELRSVRGIQDELENLSSTLSTIQVLLEDAEEKQLKDKCVRDWLAKLKDVAYDLDDLLDGCAAETLRSNLEGNQSQSRWKRQVCDFLSCTLWHKGLFHCMIAHRIRGVQEKLAKIAKERDVLGLQALGGMSKLEITERPETSSLVDGLNVFGREEDKDNIVNILLYINESSPQPVSVLPIVGMGGLGKTTVAQLVYNDERVQKHFQLRMWVCVSENFDERKLTIETLDSATNWHSSMTTNMNMLQ from the coding sequence ATGGCAGGAGGAGCAGTTCTATCAGCCTTCATGCAGGTTCTTTTTGAAAGGCTGTCCACAATTGCCTTGCATGAGCTCAGATCAGTACGAGGTATTCAAGACGAGCTAGAAAATCTTTCGAGTACACTATCAACAATACAAGTGCTGCTAGAAGATGCCGAGGAGAAGCAATTGAAGGATAAATGCGTGAGAGATTGGCTTGCAAAGCTCAAGGATGTTGCCTATGATTTGGATGACCTGCTGGATGGTTGTGCAGCAGAGACTTTGAGATCAAATTTAGAGGGCAACCAATCACAGAGCCGCTGGAAGAGGCAGGTatgtgacttcttgtcttgcacCTTATGGCATAAAGGTTTGTTTCATTGCATGATAGCACATAGGATAAGAGGGGTGCAGGAGAAGCTAGCTAAGATTGCTAAGGAGCGAGATGTTCTCGGTCTGCAAGCATTAGGTGGGATGAGCAAACTTGAGATCACAGAGCGACCAGAAACCAGTTCACTGGTAGATGGCTTGAATGTGTTTGGTAGAGAAGAAGATAAAGATAACATTGTGAATATCTTGCTATATATTAATGAATCTAGTCCTCAACCTGTTTCAGTACTCCCCATTGTTGGTATGGGGGGCCTTGGGAAGACTACTGTAGCCCAGCTAGTCTACAATGATGAGAGGGTTCAAAAACACTTTCAACTAAGAATGTGGGTCTGTGTTTCTGAGAATTTTGATGAGAGGAAGTTAACCATAGAAACCCTTGACTCTGCTACAAATTGGCACTCTTCTATGACCACAAACATGAACATGCTCCAATAA
- the LOC103706311 gene encoding disease resistance protein RGA2-like, which produces MGGFTSYRLQRLSDNNCWSLFRNCAFVDGNSSGYPRLEEIGKEIVKKLKGLPLAAKAVGSLLYSKVDEEEWKDILRSEIWELTPDKNSILPALRLSYKHLPPHLKQCFAFCAVFHKDYVFERDNLVQIWMALGFVQPQGSKRLEDIGNTYFDDLLSRSFFQPYKGNYVMHDAIHDLAQYITIDDCHRLEDDKRLNNRNKIRHLSFSCDNSMLTSFEAFYSFKRLRTLLLLRGYKSSITSVPDDLFMKLRYLRVLDLYRRGIKEVPHSIGNLKQLRYLGLSSTEIKTLPSSVSKLYNLQMLKLKNCSSLRELPQGITNLLNLHHLEANTRLIANLAGIGRLTCLQELEEFAVQKDRGYKIAELKDMMQLRGRLCITGLEKVASGEEANEAELNTKEHLSLLEFAWEDSRNIGLHEQCLDERVLEGLRPHRGLKEMKIIGYAGADFPSWLASPLSSLKTIQLSNCIRCLGLPPLGQLPFLKKLEIRGADEVIQISREFSGNGATKGFPSLNELVLDDMPKLEEWLFADGDQLFPRLTELDVIDCPKLKALPRLPSTLTRLRISEAGLGVLPKLWDSKQPSSLSSLHIDNYPNLTSLQQGLLSHPLSALKDLKINNCEGLLSLPLECFRHFTSLESLHICKCPMLVPSTALKDGLLPGSLEDVRVGFCYQLINPLLDELRNLAFLTHLEIANCPDLYYFPLEGLPDTLKFLSILDCANLQHLPPQLWKLSSLVTLIISNCPRIPHLPSEGLPRGLHELYIKACPSLKETCELGREDWAKVAHIAKVEIDEDIMSE; this is translated from the coding sequence ATGGGTGGGTTCACTTCCTATCGGTTGCAGCGATTATCGGACAACAACTGTTGGTCTTTGTTCAGAAATTGTGCATTTGTTGATGGAAACTCTAGTGGATATCCAAGACTGGAGGAGATTGGTAAGGAAATTGTAAAAAAGCTCAAGGGGTTACCACTTGCAGCAAAGGCAGTTGGGAGCCTCCTGTACTCGAAGGTAGATGAAGAAGAATGGAAGGATATTTTGAGGAGTGAGATATGGGAGTTGACACCAGATAAGAACAGCATCTTACCAGCTTTAAGACTGAGTTATAAGCACTTGCCCCCACATTTGAAGCAGTGTTTTGCATTTTGTGCTGTATTTCACAAAGATTATGTGTTTGAAAGAGACAACTTGGTCCAAATTTGGATGGCACTTGGGTTTGTTCAGCCTCAAGGGAGTAAAAGATTGGAAGATATAGGAAATACCTACTTTGATGACTTGCTAAGTAGATCCTTCTTTCAGCCTTACAAGGGCAACTATGTAATGCATGATGCAATCCATGATCTAGCACAATATATAACCATTGATGATTGTCATAGATTAGAGGATGATAAGAGACTCAACAACCGCAATAAGATCCGTCATTTATCATTTTCTTGTGACAATTCAATGCTCACTTCCTTTGAGGCATTTTATAGTTTTAAGAGATTAAGAACACTTCTGTTGTTGCGGGGATACAAATCGAGCATAACTTCTGTACCTGATGATCTCTTTATGAAACTGAGATATCTACGAGTGCTGGACCTATACCGCAGAGGTATCAAAGAGGTGCCACATTCCATTGGCAATCTAAAACAACTTCGCTACCTGGGTCTCTCTAGTACTGAAATCAAAACACTGCCTTCATCAGTCAGTAAGCTATACAATCTGCAGATGCTGAAGTTGAAAAATTGCAGTTCACTACGAGAACTTCCACAAGGTATTACCAACCTCCTAAACCTGCATCACTTAGAGGCGAATACCAGACTAATTGCCAACTTAGCTGGAATTGGAAGACTCACCTGCCTCCAAGAATTAGAGGAATTTGCTGTTCAGAAGGACAGAGGATACAAGATTGCAGAGCTGAAAGACATGATGCAGCTTCGAGGACGTCTCTGCATTACAGGTCTTGAGAAGGTGGCCAGTGGGGAAGAGGCAAATGAGGCTGAGTTGAACACAAAGGAGCACCTTAGTTTGCTAGAGTTTGCATGGGAAGACAGCAGGAATATCGGTCTGCATGAACAATGTCTCGACGAAAGAGTGCTCGAAGGCCTCAGACCACATCGCGGACTCAAAGAGATGAAGATCATAGGCTATGCAGGTGCTGACTTTCCGAGTTGGCTGGCAAGTCCACTCTCCAGCCTGAAGACCATCCAACTATCCAATTGCATAAGATGCCTAGGCCTCCCACCTCTGGGACAGCTGCCCTTCCTCAAGAAGCTGGAGATAAGAGGAGCTGATGAAGTGATACAAATTAGCCGGGAATTCTCAGGCAATGGGGCGACGAAGGGATTTCCATCATTGAATGAACTAGTCCTCGACGACATGCCCAAGTTGGAAGAATGGCTATTTGCAGATGGTGACCAATTGTTCCCTCGCCTCACCGAGCTTGATGTCATTGACTGTCCTAAGCTGAAAGCACTGCCCCGCCTTCCTTCGACCCTGACAAGGCTCCGAATATCCGAAGCAGGGCTCGGCGTTCTTCCAAAATTGTGGGATTCGAAGCAGCCATCCTCACTCTCATCCTTGCACATTGACAACTACCCCAATCTAACATCCCTGCAGCAAGGCCTACTGAGCCACCCACTGAGTGCTCTCAAGGATTTGAAGATCAATAATTGTGAAGGTCTCCTGTCACTGCCATTGGAGTGTTTCCGGCACTTCACGTCGCTTGAGAGTCTTCACATTTGCAAGTGCCCCATGCTGGTGCCATCGACAGCACTAAAGGACGGACTGCTGCCCGGCTCCCTGGAAGATGTCCGGGTCGGCTTCTGCTATCAGCTAATCAACCCACTTCTTGATGAACTCAGGAACCTTGCCTTCCTCACTCATCTTGAGATTGCCAATTGCCCCGACCTCTACTATTTTCCACTGGAGGGACTACCTGACACGCTTAAATTCTTGTCGATTCTGGACTGTGCCAATCTCCAACACCTGCCTCCTCAACTTTGGAAGCTCTCTTCCCTAGTTACGTTGATCATCAGCAACTGCCCCCGGATCCCGCACCTGCCTTCGGAGGGCCTGCCCAGGGGTCTGCATGAATTGTACATCAAAGCATGCCCGTCGCTGAAGGAGACATGTGAACTGGGCAGAGAGGATTGGGCCAAGGTAGCTCATATTGCCAAGGTAGAGATAGATGAAGACATCATGTCCGAGTGA
- the LOC103706225 gene encoding protein DETOXIFICATION 16-like: MASALDTLCGQGYGAKQYHMLGIHMQRAMLVLLLASIPLAFILAYTSQILMAVGQNPEISMEAKLYACWLIPSLFAYGLLQCHVRFLQTQNIVFPMLTSGITVLLHIIVCWILVYKSDLGTKGAAMATTISYWINVFLLATYVKFSQACKETWTGLSVEALHDVLNFLRLAVPSAFMTCLEYWSFEMVVLLAGLLPNPKLETSVLSIRLAIKNFHFSYSL, from the exons ATGGCAAGTGCATTGGATACGCTATGTGGGCAGGGATATGGTGCAAAACAATATCATATGCTTGGTATACATATGCAAAGGGCTATGCTTGTTCTTCTCCTTGCAAGTATTCCTCTGGCTTTTATCCTGGCCTACACCAGCCAAATTCTCATGGCTGTTGGTCAAAATCCAGAGATTTCAATGGAAGCAAAACTATATGCTTGTTGGTTGATTCCTAGCCTTTTTGCCTATGGTTTGCTTCAATGTCATGTCAGGTTTCTGCAAACCCAAAACATCGTGTTTCCAATGTTAACATCCGGAATAACTGTATTGCTCCACATTATTGTGTGCTGGATTCTAGTGTACAAGTCTGACCTTGGCACCAAGGGTGCTGCCATGGCGACCACCATATCATATTGGATCAATGTGTTTCTGTTAGCAACTTATGTCAAGTTTTCTCAAGCTTGCAAGGAGACTTGGACAGGTCTATCAGTGGAGGCATTACATGATGTCCTCAACTTCCTAAGACTTGCTGTTCCTTCGGCATTTATGACTTG CTTGGAGTATTGGTCATTCGAGATGGTGGTTCTCTTGGCTGGCCTACTTCCCAATCCAAAGCTAGAGACTTCAGTACTTTCAATCAGGTTAGCAATTAAAAATTTCCATTTTTCCTATAGTTTGTAA